From Homalodisca vitripennis isolate AUS2020 chromosome 1, UT_GWSS_2.1, whole genome shotgun sequence, the proteins below share one genomic window:
- the LOC124355007 gene encoding protein ZBED8-like: MDTSFKVAYHIAKCKKPHTIAEELILPAAVDMAKIMIGEDAGKQLLKIPLSNNTISRRIDDISEDINNQLINSLRGKEFGIQLDEATDSHKDANLICYVRYVNENQLIEDLLFCKEIEGCTSGKEVFDIVNNFMAENDINWEDCVGVCTDGGRSMSGHYQGLQSRIREKPQTLFGRTVLYTEKHWQQQSSVQS, translated from the coding sequence ATGGACACTTCATTCAAAGTGGCATATCACATTGCAAAATGCAAAAAGCCTCACACAATTGCGGAAGAGCTTATTTTACCAGCTGCCGTTGACATGGCTAAGATAATGATTGGCGAGGATGCAGGGAAGCAGCTTCTTAAAATTCCTCtgtcaaacaatacaataagcaGGAGGATTGATGACATATCTGAGGACATTAACAACCAGCTTATAAATAGTTTGAGAGGTAAAGAGTTCGGAATTCAATTAGACGAGGCTACTGACAGTCACAAAGACGCTAATTTAATTTGCTACGTTAGGTATGTGAATGAAAACCAGTTGATAGaagatttgttgttttgtaaggaaattgaagGCTGCACCTCTGGTAAAGAGGTGTTtgatattgttaacaattttatggCGGAGAATGATATTAACTGGGAAGACTGTGTTGGGGTGTGTACTGATGGAGGCCGGTCAATGTCAGGCCACTACCAAGGACTGCAATCTCGCATTCGGGAAAAGCCCCAAACGCTGTTTGGACGCACTGTATTATACACCGAGAAACACTGGCAGCAGCAAAGTTCAGTTCAGAGTTAA